The bacterium nucleotide sequence ACCAGAAAGAATGAGAATTACATGTGGTTGGTGGAAAAATGAAATGAGGAAGTTTGAAATCCTTATTTCTGAAGTAACAGTGGATGAACTGGAGGCTACTTCTGATATAGACCAAAGGAAGAAATTTGCAGAATTGATAGAGGATATAGAAGTTTTAAAAATAACCGTGGAAAGCCAATCTTTAGCAGAAAAATATGTTAAAAATGGGGTGTTTTCTGTTAAAGACTTTAATGATGCTTTACATATTGCTATTGCTACTGTGGAATTACAATGGAAGAAAATAAGTTATATATCCTCACTTCCAGCGGAATTAAAACCTTTATTCTTCATAACCGTTAAGATTAGAGTCTTTTGGGTTTCGTGAAAAACTTTGTTGACAAATTCTTCTTTTTTTGTTAAGATTGAAATAAGAAAATAGAGAGAGTCAATAAATGAAAAAAGATTTTTTAAGTTGATAATTCATTACAAGTACGATTAATTTGGTAAAGCAAAAGTGT carries:
- a CDS encoding PIN domain-containing protein, whose translation is MNPKKTIYLDTSVPSAYYDEEKPERMRITCGWWKNEMRKFEILISEVTVDELEATSDIDQRKKFAELIEDIEVLKITVESQSLAEKYVKNGVFSVKDFNDALHIAIATVELQWKKISYISSLPAELKPLFFITVKIRVFWVS